CCAAAATTTTTGTAGCATATTTGCCAAGAAATAAATTATCCATCTTGTGGGGCGGACATCTTGCCTATCCTCGCATACAGGTAGTGGACAAAATAATACTACAATTGTAGTATATAACTAGCGTCAATTACAAATACTACAAAAATTCAATGATCAGCAAGTTTCCATTAACTATTAATAACTCGGTAGATTGCCGACCCCATCGGGGTACAGGCAGAGCAATTTCCTTGCGAGAAGTTGCTAGCTTCTACATGCGTAGCGTATTTGAAGCAATTTACCTCATCAGCGATAAATCCATAAGTGTTGGCATTTTTGGAGCATTAGCCTCTTGGCTGAATCAAGACAAACTCAACCAAAGCGGGGGGTGCAATGTTGTCTAGCACCCACACAGAAAGTATCAACTACCTGACCCCCGCTCCTTATCATCAGAGGCGGGGGTTATTTTTTGAGGAGTAATCAACATTATGGAAGCTCAACCACCAAGTCAGCCCCACACACTACAAAATTCAGTTGTAGTGTTCTCGAAAAACTACTTACCACTAGCACGCATCAATATCAAACGAGCAATTGTCCTTTTAGTCACAGGTCAAGCAGAATCAGTGAATTTTGGTACTACAAAGCAGTGGGAAGTTCGTTCGCCCAGTGTTGTACTACAAGTATCTGAACATATCCGTTTAACTGTTGGCAATCCTGAACGGTATTGGAAAGTACCTGCTGTAAACCGTCGTGAGATTTTGAGGCGAGACAATCCTGCCAATACTGCGGTAGCACCAAAAATTTAACGCTTGACCATGTAATTCCCCGTTCAAAAGGTGGACAACATACTTGGGACAACGTTGTCACAGCCTGTTCCAAGTGTAATTCAACAAAGAGCGATGTCTGCGACGGGCTACGCCTACGTTTACCCCATGAAGCAGGAATGGTACTCAAAACCAAACCCAAAGCTCCAATTCACCCAGCAGTTGCATTTGCTGAACAATTCTGGAACGCACAACGCCTGAGTGAAAACGAGTAATTGACTTCAAACTCAATCAGAGAGGGTAATACAACGATTACATCATGCTGCCCTCTCACCTCCCAAAAAATTTTGTAGTATCCCCTTGACACTTTGTAATACATTATGTAGTATATATGTAGTGAAGCAATAGAGCCTCCCAAAAAGGCATAGAGCAAACACTTCAGAACCATGAAAACTAAATAATTGCCACCCAACGTGGGGGTGTAACTCAGTTGGTTAAGAGTGCCTGTCTGTCGAACAGGAAGTCGCGAGTTCAAGTCTCGTCATCCCCGTGTAGCCTTGTGGACAAATAGAAAAGTCGCTTTGATTCTCAGTCAAAGAGAAGCGGGTGCAACTCCCGTCAAGGCTTCCAAGTGTGTCCGAGTAGCCAAGTGGGAAGGCGTTGGTCTGCAAAACCAACCATCGTGGGTTCAATCCCCACCTCGGACTCCAAACGTCGCAGCGTCACCTAACGGTAAGGTACTCGGCTCTAGCCCTTGGATATACGGGTTCAACTCCCGTCGCTGCTACCAAATGCACAGATGGTGTAATGGCAGCATCAAGGTCTCCAAAACCTTTGGTCAGGGTACCCTTCGGGAAGCCTACGGCTACAAATCCTTGTCTGTGCGTTGCCGTGTCCTAATCGAAAAAGCTTACATACTCGCCTAATGGTAAGGCAACTGTCTTTTAAACAGTCTATTCAGGTTCAATTCCTGTGTGTGAATCAACAGCTTTTTCAACTTGCACGGCATACATGGTGCAGAAGCGAAGTGGTCGAGCGGCACGTCTTTCAAGCGTGTAATTAGCGGGTACTCTTCGAGAACGCTTACGCGAACAAGTCCCGTCTGCACTGCCTCATGGGTTGGTATCCAAGTCTGGTTTAAGGAAACCGTCTGTAAAACGGATGCCTCTGTGCTTCGTAGGTACTCTTCGAGAAGGCTTCGCCAACAAATCCTACCCGACCCATCAAGGAGAGATTGCTATTGGTAGGGCAAGCTGTTTGCTAAACAGTGGTGAGATTCAACATCTCACTGTGGGTTCGACTCCCTCTCTCTCCGCCTTTGAGAACGTGGTGTAACTGGATAACACATCAGTCTACGAAACTGAAAAGTGAAGGTTCAAGTCCTTCCGTTCTCGTCTATCCCCTGGTAGCTCAGTTTTGGTAGAGAGCGCTGGTCTGAAAAATCAGAGGTCGTCGGTTCGATTCCGACCTGGGGGACTGGCACATTGCCCCATAGCTTAATGGCAGAGCAAGCGGCTGTTAACCGCGAGGTTGTAGGTTCAAGTCCTACTGGGGCAGCCATTCATTGCCGAGTGGACGAATTGGTAGAGTCACCTGTCTCTGAAACAGGAATTTGTAGGTTCAAGCCCTACCTCGGCAGCCATTCATTGCCCTGTGGTGTAACTGACAACATCCCTACCTTTGAAGTAGGAGATTCCAGGTTTAAATCCTGGCAGGGCAGCCAAAATATACTCCTGTAGCCCAACTGGCAGAGGCGGCTGTCTCAAAAACAGTCTGTGTACGGGTTCGACTCCCGTCAGGAGTACCAATATCGGGATGTAATTCAGTGGTCTAGAAGCCTTGTTTTGGGGACAAGGAGTCGTAGGTTCAAATCCTACCATCCCGACCATTTACCCCTGTGACGCAATTGGCAGACGTAGCCCGTTTAGACCGGGTTTGTTGCAGGTTCAACTCCTGTCAGGGGTACTGGGCATTTGCCCAACTATGCTCCCGTGGCGAAATTGGTAAACGCTTCCGTTTGAGCGACGTAATTTTTGCAGGTTCAATTCCTATCGGGAGTACCAAATTGGGTCGTTGGCAGAGCGGATATGCAGCCGCCTTTTAAGCGGACTTATCCAGGTTCAACCCCTGGGCGACCCACCAAAATTCGCCCCTGTGACGCAATTGGCAGACGTAGCCCGCTTAAACCGGGTTTGTTGCAGGTTCGACTCCTGTCAGGGGTATGCGGGGATAGAGCAAGAGCGGCTCGGCAGTCTCATAAGCTGCAAACGGTGAGTGCAACTCTCACCCCCGCTTCCAAATGCTAGTGTGGCTCAACGGCAGAGCGATCGCCTTGTAAGCGATAGGTTGCGGGTACCCTTCGGGATGCCTACGGCTACAACTCCTGTCACCAGCTTTAATGCGGGTGTGATGTAATGGCTAGCATCTGGGTGCGCCACACTCAGCGCATGGGTTCAAGTCCCTTCACTCCTGCCAATATGGGTCTGTAGCTTAATTGGGAAAGCGTCTGCCTTGCAAGCAGAAAGATGTCGGTTCGAGTCCGATCAGTATCCACTGATGGTGTCTGAAGCCAAAGCGAACGCGGCTCTGGTTTGTGGAACCAGTCATAGCGGGTTTAAGTCCCGTCTGACACCCCTTAAGGAAGATGCCGCTAAATGGTCGGCAACCGGTCTTGAAAACCGGGGTACAGGTAAATCTGTAGGGGTTCGATTCCTCCATCTTCCGCCTTCCACCTGAAGCCGAAAAGTGAGGCGCTGTGCTGATAACACAGTCATAGGAGGGGCAGTACCTCCCTGGTGGACTTACCCATAAAAACGAAAAATCTAGGGTTTAGATAAGGGTATAGCTGTTCAAAAGCCGTACTCCCAATCCGAACGGACAACCTTGGTACGTAAGTCCTGCAAAAAATATAGATAACTGTTGACTATGGACTCTTGACTATACATTATGGACTATGGACTAATGACTAATGACTAATGACTAAAAACCTTTATCGCAATGGCTTATTAACTATCTTTTTTCTATCCCTCTCCTTACGGTTTTGGGGACTGGGGAGATTTAATACTCTTGTATTCGATGAAATTTATTATGCTAAATACGGTCAAGACTATCTTAACCACTTGCCGTTTTTTGATGGTCATCCACCTTTTGGTAAATATATGATTGCTTTGGGGATGTGGCTGAGTAGCTACATTCCTTTTTGGCACGAGGGTGTCAATGGGTTGACAGGTGCAATGCGATCGCCTTGGAGTTATCGTTGGATGGATGCTCTGTCTGGCTCGTTTATTCCTATATTTACGGCTAATATTGCCTATCAAATCAGTAAACGTCCTGGATTTGCTTTACTTGCTGGTTTATTTACTGCCCTTGACGGTCTATTTCTTGTAGAATCTCGTTACGCACTCATCAATATTTATATTGTTATATTTGGTTTATTAGGGCAGTGGTTATTCTTATTAGCGTTATCTAATTACAGGGAAAAACGTAATTTATATCTAATATTGGCTGGTGTGGCTTTTGGTTGTTCAATTGCCACAAAATGGAATGGATTATTTTATTTAGTTGGTATTTATTTAATTTGGATTGTAGGCTGGTTTTGGCAGTTAATTGTAGGCAAGAATCACTTCACTGATGAACAGGAAACTAATACCCAAAATATATTGCCATTATACAAGCTAACACAAGTCAATATTGGGCAGATTATATTATTTTTAGGCATAATCCCTAGTGTAATTTATAGTTTGATTTGGATTCCCCATCTACAAATAAATACCAAATATAACTTTATCCAAGTTCATCAAGAAATCCTGGCTTTTCACGAACGTCTGGGAGGTAATACTGCACAAGTACACCCTTATTGTGCTGCTTGGTATAAATGGCCGTTGTTGACTAGACCAATGGCATATTATTATCAAACGGCTCAAAGTGTTAATGACCCATTACCTGTATGGGGGCCGCCTTTACCTGCTGGTGCGGGGAAAGTTATTTATGATGTTCATGCAATGGGTAATCCTTTTTTATGGTGGTTTAGTGTTGCAGCTTTATTATTTCTGTTAGGGATGCTGATAGCAAAAGTTTCGATTCCTTTAAGCGAACAACAGCCCCTTACTTTGCCAAAACAACTTTCTGTTGATAGTTGGATTGCTTTATATATACTGTTGAATTATGCAGTCAATTTATTACCTTGGACTAGGGTGTCGCGGTGTGCATTTATCTATCACTATATGACGGCTGTAGTGTTTGCGTTTTTAGCGATCGCCTGGTTTGTTGACCAATGTCTCCGCAGTTATCATCTCCCATTGCGAATTGCAGGTGTCACAATTTCTTTTATAATTATCGCTGCGTTCATTTTTTGGCTACCTGTTTATTTAGGTTTACCGATTTCTCCTGAAGGTTACAATATGCGGATGTGGTTTAGGTCTTGGGTATAAGTTTAGTTATTTGTGATGATTCTTGATGACATCGCTGCATTATGCCATGACTTTTTGTTACATAGCTAAATATTTACGGGTTAATTAATCACAGTTATTTTACATTTCTTATCTCTATGTATCTTTACTGACTGTTAGACTGTTAGCGCAAGCAATCAGTAATTTGTAATTCATAATTTAAGGAATGTAAATATTTAATTCCTTAGCTTAAAACTATATCAAAGTTATTTTGCTGATTCCCAAGAATCAAAGAGGATTCGTAATGAAAATAGACTTAGAATCACAGACAATTAATATAACTAGCTTAAAAGAAGCACCTATTCATCTTTCTGGACAAATTCAACCGCACGGAGTGCTTTTAGTCTTAGATGAGCCTGAGTTAAAGATATTACAAGTTAGTAATAATACGTGGAGTATTCTAGGCATCAGTGCTGAAGATATATTGCAAAAAAAGTTAGAAGACTTACTCGATTCCTTCCAAATCGAAAGGATTCAAGCAGGCTTATCCTCTGGAAATCTGGAATTTATTAATCCGACGAAAATTTGGATACGCAAAAAGGGTGATGATTATGCAGTATTTGATGCCGTTTTTCATCGCAATGCTGAAGGATTCTTGATTGTCGAGTTAGAACCTGCAATTACTCAAGAAAATATCCCGTTTCTTAGTTTTTATCATCTGGCGAAAGCTTCAATCAGCCAATTGCAGAAGACAGCTAATTTGCGGGATTTTTGCCAGATAATTGTGCAGGAAGTGCGAAAAGTCACGGATTTTGACCGGGTAATGTTATATAAATTCGATGATGATGGACATGGTAGCGTCATTGCGGAAGAAAAATTAGATACCCTAGAACCATACTTAGGACTGCACTACCCAGAATCAGATATTCCCAAACCAGCGAGAAAGTTATTTACTTCTAACTCTATCCGGGTGATTCCTAACGCTCAGGCTCAAGCTGTACAGATGATACCATCTGTAAATCCAGTAAGCGATCGCCCAGTAGATTTAACTAACTCTATTCTCAGAAGTGCGGCGGCTTGTCACCTAGAATATTTGCATAATATGGGTGTGGGTGCTTCCTTAACTATCTCATTAATTAAAGACAACAAACTTTGGGGATTAATAGCTTGTCATCATCAATCAGCAAAATATGTTTCCTATGAATTACGCAAAGCCTGCGAATTTTTAGGAAGGGTAATATTCACCGAAATCTCCGCTAGAGAGGAAACTGAAGATTACGATTATCGGATGAATCTTACACATATTCAATCGCTCTTGGTTGAATATATGTCGCAAGAAGATAACTTTATCGATGGTTTAGTCAAACATCAGCCTAATCTGTTAGATTTAACTGGCGCTAAAGGTGCGGCTGTGTGTTTTGGCGATCATTTCACCTTAATTGGTGAGACTCCCAAAGAGGAAGATTTAGTTTTCTTAGTTCAATGGTTGAAAAATAACGCCGAGGAAGACTTCTTCTTCACTGACTCCTTACCACAAATTTATCCAGATGCGGAAAGATATAAAAACGTAGCTAGTGGTTTATTAGCGATTCCTATTTCTCAACGCAACTACGTTTTGTGGTTCCGTCCAGAAGTAATTCAAACTGTTAACTGGGGTGGTGATCCTAATAAAGCATTTGAAGTTAATCAGTCCAATGGAAATGTGCGTCTGTGTCCGCGCAAATCTTTTGAATTGTGGAAAGAAACAGTCCGCCTCACCTCTCTACCTTGGAAGTATGTAGAAATTAAAGCCGCTTTAGAATTACGCAAAGCCATTGTCAACATTGTGCTGCGCCAAGCTGATGAATTGGCTCAGTTAGCACAAGATTTAGAACGTTCTAACGCTGAACTGAAGAAGTTCGCTTACGTTGCATCCCACGACTTACAAGAACCACTCAATCAAGTGGCGAATTATGTACAGTTGTTAGAAATGCGGTATCAAGAAGCACTAGACGAAGATGCCAACGAGTTTATCACCTTTGCGGTTGAGGGTGTGAGCTTAATGCAAACACTCATAGATGATGTATTGGCATATTCTAAAGTAGATACACAGGCGATCGCATTTCAACTAACCGAAGTAGAAAAAGCCTTAGAGAAAGCCTTGGGTAACTTGCGCCAACGCATCGCCGAAACAGGCGCAACCATAACTCACGACCCCTTACCAACCGTCATGGCTGGTAGCACGCAACTGATGCAGCTATTCCAAAACCTCATCGCCAACGCCATAAAATTCCGCAGTCACGAAGCACCACAAATTCATATAGGTGCAGAAAGACTAGAAGACGAATGGCTATTCTCCGTCAAGGATAATGGAATTGGTATTGATCCGCAATTTAGCGATCGCATTTTCGTCATATTCCAACGCTTACACACGCGGGACGAGTATCATGGTACAGGTATGGGTCTAGCAATTTGTAAAAAAATTATTGAGTGCCATAGGGGGCGAATTTGGGTAGAATCTCAACTCGGTCAAGGTGCTACCTTCTACTTTACAATACCAGTTGGAGGTCGAGAGCGTGAGCGTAGAAACGGAAGAAAAACACAGAACAATCTTTTTAGTCGAGGACAATAAAGCCGATATTCGCCTGATTCAAGAAGCATTTAAAAATAGCCAATTACCGCACGAAGTGGTAACAGTTAGAGATGGGATGGACGCAATGGCTTATCTACGCCAAGAGGGAGATTATACCCATGCTCCGCGTCCAGACCTAATTCTCTTGGATTTGAATCTACCTAGAAAGGACGGTAGAGAAGTGCTGGCGGAAATTAAAGCTGACCCTGTACTCAAACGTATACCCGTAGTAGTGTTAACAACATCTAGAAACGAAGACGACATTTTTCACAGCTACGACTTACACGTCAACTGCTACATCACCAAATCCCGTAACCTCACCCAGCTCTTCCAAATCGTCAAAGGAATTGAAGAGTTCTGGCTTTCTACCGTCACTCTACCGCCGGAATGAGGGATGAGGGAGATGAGGGGGATGAGGGAGATAAAGTAACTACTAATTATTTCCTATTTCCTTCTACTCTTAATATTTCCACTCCCCCCACTCCCTCATCTTCCCACTCCCTACTCCCTACTCCCCACTCCCCACTCACAACTCACAAGGGGGTAAAACCAGAAAATTATGGTTGGACACTCAGTCAGGATTTTGTTAATTGAGGATAGCCTTGCAGAAGCTCGGTTATTGCAGGAATATTTGCATCAAGCTGAGTCCA
Above is a genomic segment from Nostoc sp. MS1 containing:
- a CDS encoding dolichyl-phosphate-mannose--protein mannosyltransferase, which translates into the protein MTKNLYRNGLLTIFFLSLSLRFWGLGRFNTLVFDEIYYAKYGQDYLNHLPFFDGHPPFGKYMIALGMWLSSYIPFWHEGVNGLTGAMRSPWSYRWMDALSGSFIPIFTANIAYQISKRPGFALLAGLFTALDGLFLVESRYALINIYIVIFGLLGQWLFLLALSNYREKRNLYLILAGVAFGCSIATKWNGLFYLVGIYLIWIVGWFWQLIVGKNHFTDEQETNTQNILPLYKLTQVNIGQIILFLGIIPSVIYSLIWIPHLQINTKYNFIQVHQEILAFHERLGGNTAQVHPYCAAWYKWPLLTRPMAYYYQTAQSVNDPLPVWGPPLPAGAGKVIYDVHAMGNPFLWWFSVAALLFLLGMLIAKVSIPLSEQQPLTLPKQLSVDSWIALYILLNYAVNLLPWTRVSRCAFIYHYMTAVVFAFLAIAWFVDQCLRSYHLPLRIAGVTISFIIIAAFIFWLPVYLGLPISPEGYNMRMWFRSWV
- a CDS encoding sensor histidine kinase, translating into MKIDLESQTINITSLKEAPIHLSGQIQPHGVLLVLDEPELKILQVSNNTWSILGISAEDILQKKLEDLLDSFQIERIQAGLSSGNLEFINPTKIWIRKKGDDYAVFDAVFHRNAEGFLIVELEPAITQENIPFLSFYHLAKASISQLQKTANLRDFCQIIVQEVRKVTDFDRVMLYKFDDDGHGSVIAEEKLDTLEPYLGLHYPESDIPKPARKLFTSNSIRVIPNAQAQAVQMIPSVNPVSDRPVDLTNSILRSAAACHLEYLHNMGVGASLTISLIKDNKLWGLIACHHQSAKYVSYELRKACEFLGRVIFTEISAREETEDYDYRMNLTHIQSLLVEYMSQEDNFIDGLVKHQPNLLDLTGAKGAAVCFGDHFTLIGETPKEEDLVFLVQWLKNNAEEDFFFTDSLPQIYPDAERYKNVASGLLAIPISQRNYVLWFRPEVIQTVNWGGDPNKAFEVNQSNGNVRLCPRKSFELWKETVRLTSLPWKYVEIKAALELRKAIVNIVLRQADELAQLAQDLERSNAELKKFAYVASHDLQEPLNQVANYVQLLEMRYQEALDEDANEFITFAVEGVSLMQTLIDDVLAYSKVDTQAIAFQLTEVEKALEKALGNLRQRIAETGATITHDPLPTVMAGSTQLMQLFQNLIANAIKFRSHEAPQIHIGAERLEDEWLFSVKDNGIGIDPQFSDRIFVIFQRLHTRDEYHGTGMGLAICKKIIECHRGRIWVESQLGQGATFYFTIPVGGRERERRNGRKTQNNLFSRGQ
- a CDS encoding response regulator; amino-acid sequence: MSVETEEKHRTIFLVEDNKADIRLIQEAFKNSQLPHEVVTVRDGMDAMAYLRQEGDYTHAPRPDLILLDLNLPRKDGREVLAEIKADPVLKRIPVVVLTTSRNEDDIFHSYDLHVNCYITKSRNLTQLFQIVKGIEEFWLSTVTLPPE